Proteins encoded by one window of Geobacter sp. DSM 9736:
- a CDS encoding AAA family ATPase — MNVEQMKTVVREILVKTDLTPCIVGHRGVGKTAGIIQVCRELGRRYVPLRLGQMEVGDLVGIPYREGEAMHWSRPSWMPRSEDQPTIVHCDELNRAQQEDTLQAIFQFVEPPAEGERRALHTHKLDPKHKVIVTINPPDGSYQVTPLDRALIDRMVMLYVETDYHCWAAYAQRRDLEAGVRQFLAGNTSMLAKAGIPMEIEAEPTERGWEMVSTLRKECRFPRELEMEVYAGIVGKTAAVAFLRWCAEQRHRPVTAAEVLDNWPEVADRLAAQRDDAQAATMNDIITTLKNDPQLNVTREENLVRYVDILPRDMRFGMVKALLRIPPVAQALSRDKYDGVILDAIRQISAEA; from the coding sequence ATGAATGTTGAGCAGATGAAGACCGTCGTCAGGGAGATTCTCGTCAAGACCGATCTGACCCCCTGTATCGTAGGCCACCGGGGCGTGGGCAAGACCGCAGGCATCATCCAGGTGTGCCGCGAACTGGGGCGCCGTTACGTGCCGCTCCGGCTTGGACAGATGGAAGTAGGCGATCTGGTGGGGATTCCCTATCGTGAAGGTGAGGCGATGCACTGGTCGCGCCCGTCGTGGATGCCGCGATCCGAGGACCAGCCGACCATCGTCCACTGCGACGAGCTTAACCGGGCGCAGCAGGAGGACACTCTCCAGGCGATCTTTCAGTTCGTGGAGCCGCCGGCGGAAGGGGAGCGGCGGGCGCTTCATACCCACAAACTTGATCCGAAGCATAAGGTGATCGTCACGATAAATCCCCCTGACGGAAGTTATCAGGTGACACCGCTTGACCGGGCGCTCATCGACCGGATGGTGATGCTCTACGTCGAAACCGACTACCACTGCTGGGCTGCATATGCTCAGCGCCGGGATCTGGAGGCGGGTGTCCGCCAGTTTCTTGCCGGCAACACCTCGATGCTGGCAAAGGCCGGCATCCCCATGGAGATAGAGGCGGAGCCGACGGAGCGCGGGTGGGAGATGGTGAGCACGCTTAGGAAAGAGTGCCGCTTTCCCCGCGAACTGGAAATGGAAGTCTATGCCGGGATTGTGGGGAAGACGGCCGCGGTCGCTTTCCTGCGATGGTGCGCGGAGCAGCGGCACAGGCCGGTAACGGCGGCGGAAGTCCTGGATAACTGGCCGGAGGTGGCGGATCGCCTTGCCGCGCAGAGGGATGACGCCCAGGCGGCCACAATGAACGACATCATCACGACTCTCAAGAATGACCCGCAGTTGAATGTGACGAGAGAGGAGAATCTGGTCCGATATGTGGACATTCTTCCCCGTGACATGCGGTTCGGAATGGTGAAGGCCCTTCTCAGAATACCTCCGGTAGCGCAAGCCTTGAGCCGGGACAAGTACGACGGCGTCATCCTGGACGCGATACGGCAGATCAGCGCGGAAGCATGA
- a CDS encoding PAS domain S-box protein produces MFRQKNNRILLEHRRKELLACYRRFQSLMQRCLHGMLIVDSGNRIRYANAAAERIYGSSARQLQGKPFPFPIPPDGTTETQISTSEGRGIILEMSALETEWRGKPAWLVWLQDITERKRSEQELRKMYRAVHESPVNIVITDPLGTIEYVNPKFTETTGFSPADTVGTNLAEYKPGLKVPKTYQQMREAVTGGNEWRGELISCRKNGELFHESISIAPIEDTSGTVTNFVAIIEDVTDRKRYEEQLRSSERQLAEAQKIAHLGSWKRYIDTGKSFWSDELYRIFGLEPGAVAASLEQFLKMLHPEDMDEIRRRAEFAITEPDALNSYYFRIVRPDGSIRVLLGQEEVLTDCGNKPIMVIGTALDVTERKVMEEEIEQLNRALEARAAELEAANRELESFSYTVCHDLRSPLTSIHGYSQVLADLCENQLDDKCKGFLSEIRRGTERMNELIETLLEFSLLTQSTLKEEEVDLSEIAKEILADLQFEWPDRRVEVEVMDGLLARGDLRLLRIVMRNLLGNAWKYTAHREMAKIRFGAVTTGGHPAFFVKDNGRGFRAEDAHRLFAPFQRLPGSDEVEGHGIGLATVLRIIERHGGSVWAEGEPDRGATFYFSI; encoded by the coding sequence ATGTTCAGACAAAAGAACAACCGGATTCTCCTTGAGCACAGACGCAAAGAGCTGCTCGCCTGCTACAGGCGCTTCCAGTCTTTGATGCAGCGGTGCCTGCACGGCATGCTGATCGTCGACAGCGGCAATCGGATCCGTTATGCGAATGCAGCTGCGGAGCGGATCTACGGGAGCAGTGCCCGTCAGCTCCAGGGAAAGCCCTTCCCCTTCCCCATTCCCCCCGATGGAACCACCGAAACCCAGATAAGCACCAGCGAGGGGAGAGGCATCATCCTGGAAATGTCAGCCCTGGAAACCGAATGGCGGGGAAAACCGGCATGGCTCGTATGGCTGCAGGACATAACCGAAAGAAAACGTAGCGAGCAGGAGCTTCGTAAAATGTATCGGGCGGTGCATGAAAGTCCGGTTAACATCGTGATCACCGACCCGCTGGGGACGATCGAATACGTCAACCCGAAGTTTACGGAAACAACCGGCTTTTCACCCGCCGATACAGTCGGAACGAATCTGGCCGAATATAAACCGGGATTGAAGGTGCCGAAAACGTATCAGCAGATGCGGGAGGCGGTTACCGGCGGGAATGAATGGCGGGGGGAGCTGATCAGCTGCCGCAAGAACGGAGAACTCTTCCACGAATCGATCTCCATCGCACCAATCGAAGATACCAGCGGGACCGTCACCAATTTCGTTGCCATCATAGAAGATGTAACCGATCGGAAACGGTACGAAGAGCAGCTTCGCAGCAGCGAGCGACAACTGGCAGAAGCGCAGAAGATAGCCCATTTGGGAAGCTGGAAGCGCTACATCGACACGGGAAAATCCTTCTGGTCCGACGAGCTGTATCGCATCTTCGGGCTTGAGCCGGGAGCAGTCGCGGCATCCCTTGAGCAATTCCTGAAGATGCTTCATCCAGAAGACATGGATGAAATACGGAGACGGGCGGAGTTTGCCATTACAGAGCCTGATGCACTCAACAGCTACTACTTCCGTATAGTGCGCCCCGATGGAAGCATCCGGGTTCTCCTGGGACAGGAGGAAGTTCTTACTGACTGCGGCAACAAACCTATCATGGTTATTGGAACCGCTCTCGACGTGACCGAACGCAAAGTAATGGAGGAAGAAATCGAGCAGTTGAACCGCGCCCTCGAAGCACGCGCCGCTGAGCTGGAAGCTGCCAACAGGGAGTTGGAATCCTTCAGCTACACGGTATGCCACGACCTGCGCTCTCCCCTCACATCAATCCACGGGTACAGTCAGGTTCTCGCCGATCTGTGCGAGAACCAGCTCGACGACAAATGCAAGGGGTTTCTTTCAGAGATACGCCGCGGCACCGAACGCATGAATGAGCTTATAGAAACGCTGCTCGAATTTTCACTTCTGACGCAAAGCACGCTGAAAGAGGAAGAGGTGGATCTGAGCGAAATAGCGAAGGAAATCCTGGCGGACCTTCAGTTCGAATGGCCGGATAGGAGAGTGGAAGTCGAAGTTATGGACGGGCTCCTCGCCAGGGGGGACCTCCGCCTGCTACGGATCGTGATGCGCAACCTTCTGGGAAACGCCTGGAAGTACACTGCGCATCGGGAAATGGCGAAGATCCGCTTCGGCGCGGTAACAACTGGTGGACATCCGGCATTCTTCGTCAAGGACAACGGAAGAGGATTTCGCGCCGAAGATGCCCACCGACTCTTTGCTCCGTTCCAACGCCTCCCCGGAAGCGACGAAGTGGAGGGGCACGGCATCGGCCTGGCAACGGTCCTTCGGATCATCGAACGCCACGGCGGAAGTGTGTGGGCGGAAGGTGAGCCGGATCGGGGAGCTACCTTCTACTTCAGCATTTGA
- a CDS encoding VWA-like domain-containing protein, producing the protein MSRELENAIVRLLKRRPFYGQFLLNCRKEERGEYPAGVTVRDGIPLVAVNPALFAQASAAEQEALLEHGVKHLLHLHMFRRGERNVHDWDISCDLAINPSIEGLPSGAAVPSDFSVPEGLAAEEYYIRLSSPFDTGNMAGNGIGTAAPDAGGHAGPGGGTERAVRGAVIDDHTIWSDADSTPLRLAEEVLREIVRDASLKSHGELPEDIRPLAEALLKPSLIPWQQVLRQFVATAGRIGRQTTWMREHRRFGNLTPGTRKRHRLNLLVGVDVSDSTDTVELREAFAAELMRIARGRDAQITVLYANSRIRRIDNFRGDAVRAESYHGGGFTDLRPVFQHARSMIPPPAAVVYLTDGIGPAPETMEFPTLWVLTREGERPAPWGVELRLDV; encoded by the coding sequence TTGAGCCGCGAACTGGAAAATGCGATCGTCCGCCTGCTGAAGCGCCGCCCCTTCTACGGCCAGTTCCTCCTCAACTGCCGGAAGGAGGAGAGGGGAGAGTATCCCGCGGGGGTTACCGTCCGGGACGGGATACCCCTCGTCGCGGTGAATCCGGCGCTTTTTGCCCAGGCCTCGGCAGCAGAGCAAGAGGCCCTTCTGGAGCATGGGGTGAAGCACCTTCTTCACCTTCACATGTTCCGGAGGGGGGAGCGAAACGTCCACGACTGGGATATCTCATGTGATCTGGCTATCAATCCTTCTATTGAAGGCCTTCCTTCCGGGGCTGCGGTTCCTTCCGATTTCAGTGTGCCGGAGGGGCTTGCCGCAGAGGAATACTATATTCGCCTGAGTTCACCGTTCGATACGGGCAACATGGCCGGCAACGGCATCGGCACTGCCGCTCCCGATGCGGGGGGGCATGCGGGCCCGGGAGGAGGAACAGAGCGTGCGGTGCGGGGAGCCGTCATCGACGACCATACCATCTGGTCCGACGCCGACAGCACGCCACTGCGCCTTGCCGAGGAAGTGCTTCGGGAGATTGTTCGGGACGCTTCGTTGAAAAGTCATGGTGAGCTGCCGGAGGATATCCGGCCGCTGGCGGAAGCTCTTCTGAAGCCATCGCTCATCCCCTGGCAGCAGGTGTTGCGGCAGTTCGTCGCTACCGCAGGAAGGATCGGCAGGCAGACCACCTGGATGCGGGAGCATCGGCGTTTCGGCAACCTCACGCCGGGCACGAGGAAGCGTCATCGCCTCAACCTGCTGGTCGGGGTGGACGTGAGCGATTCTACGGATACCGTGGAGTTGCGGGAGGCGTTTGCGGCGGAGCTGATGCGAATCGCCAGGGGGCGAGATGCGCAGATTACCGTGCTCTACGCCAACAGCCGCATCAGGCGTATCGATAACTTTCGCGGCGATGCGGTGCGTGCCGAGAGCTATCACGGAGGAGGGTTCACCGACCTGAGGCCCGTTTTTCAGCACGCCCGTTCCATGATTCCCCCTCCCGCTGCAGTCGTGTATCTTACTGACGGCATCGGTCCCGCTCCCGAGACGATGGAGTTTCCCACTCTCTGGGTGCTGACGAGGGAAGGGGAGAGGCCGGCGCCGTGGGGAGTGGAGCTGCGGCTCGACGTTTGA
- a CDS encoding ROK family protein has product MKSGAESWAIGVDLGGTKIQVAQVDSRGQVFGRLRVPTRVDSGAEGVVADIVSAVRELLDLQGAVPAGIGVGVAGQVSPDDGTVFFAPNLNWLDVPLQADLTRALGLPVVVTNDVRAATVGEWLHGAGRGHDDIVCMFVGTGIGGGMVCGGKLLTGCSNNAGEVGHATVDLHGPICHCGNRGCLEAVAGGWGIAHRAQEAVMADPDAGKTLMELAEGRPDKITTAMVGRLALSGDPLCLHLLAETAEVLGAGAAALVNAFNPCCLILGGGVIEGIPDLVQQVEQEVHRRALRAAVTPLQVVRSVLGGDAGVVGAASLALSTFAGIRQS; this is encoded by the coding sequence ATGAAGAGCGGAGCGGAATCGTGGGCCATAGGTGTCGACCTCGGCGGAACCAAGATTCAGGTGGCGCAGGTCGACTCGCGGGGGCAGGTTTTCGGCCGGTTGCGTGTACCTACGCGAGTCGATTCCGGGGCGGAGGGGGTAGTTGCGGATATTGTATCGGCAGTACGGGAACTGCTCGATCTGCAGGGAGCTGTTCCTGCGGGAATCGGCGTCGGAGTTGCCGGGCAGGTTTCCCCTGACGATGGGACGGTTTTTTTTGCACCCAACCTGAACTGGCTCGATGTTCCCCTGCAGGCGGACCTTACTCGGGCGCTAGGCCTGCCGGTGGTAGTCACCAATGACGTCCGTGCAGCAACTGTCGGGGAGTGGCTCCACGGTGCCGGTCGGGGGCACGACGACATAGTGTGCATGTTCGTGGGAACCGGGATCGGCGGCGGCATGGTGTGCGGGGGCAAGCTTCTGACGGGGTGCAGCAACAACGCGGGGGAGGTGGGTCATGCCACGGTGGACCTGCACGGCCCGATCTGTCATTGCGGCAACAGGGGGTGCCTTGAGGCTGTAGCGGGTGGGTGGGGGATCGCCCATCGCGCTCAGGAAGCGGTCATGGCTGATCCGGATGCGGGAAAAACGCTGATGGAGCTGGCCGAAGGGCGTCCCGACAAGATTACGACAGCCATGGTGGGCCGTCTGGCGCTGAGCGGAGATCCCCTGTGTCTACATCTCCTTGCGGAAACGGCTGAAGTTTTGGGGGCAGGGGCGGCTGCCCTTGTCAACGCCTTCAACCCCTGCTGTCTCATCCTCGGCGGCGGAGTCATCGAGGGAATTCCGGATCTCGTCCAGCAGGTGGAGCAGGAGGTGCACCGTCGCGCCCTACGTGCGGCCGTTACACCGCTGCAGGTCGTGCGCTCGGTCCTCGGGGGGGATGCGGGTGTAGTCGGTGCCGCAAGCCTTGCGCTTTCAACCTTCGCCGGCATCCGCCAGTCATGA